ACAACACAGTGTTGGAGAGTATGAGAAGTAGACATACAAACTCAAAGCTCCTTACTCACCTTGTAAGCCAGACCCCATAAAGCCGGTCTTCCAATAAAGACGCATTTTGCTCCCAGTGCCAGTGCTTTTAATACGTCACTTCCTTTTCGTATTCCACCATCCAAATACACTTCGACTCTGCCTTGTACTGCCTCCGCAACCTCAACCAGAGCATCGATCTGCAAAGAAGCAGCCACTCTTGAGGCTCACCTTGAGGTCAGCTTTAGATTCCAAGAGAAAGAGGGGATATTCCAGAGACAGGCAGGGATGCAATGCTTTAGTGGCATAGCTTCTCAAAATGAAAAGGGACAATGCATCACAAATAGCACAGCACCGAACGCTGCAGAATAAAGTGCAGCTCCTTGTTCTGTTTGCCAGATAGTTAATGCCATTTTCCAGTGCTCTGCTTATGCTGATATTCTTTGCTAGCACTTCTAATAAGtgaaaaagtaacattttcacttgctttctgaaaggttttaaaaataaatttcaatggAAATAATTGTCATTAATATCTTACTTTCATTTGAGACAATGGTCAATGATACAAAAATTTGTAAAAAACGCTGATGTCAGACTTCACCCTGCTACTGTCCAATTTGCCTAAACTTGCATTTCAAACTAATCCTGGTGACCACCTGTCGAAAGCCTCCTCAGACCCCCTGAAGCACCTATGAAGGATTTCATTTGCTATGTAGTACAGGCAACGTACCATTTCCTCCAGGCTAACTCTCCTCATTCCCTGAGGTCTTTCCTGTAGAGCACAGCGCAGTGCCAGGGTGGTAGTGCAGGGCAGCAACACGCAGAGATGCTGGCTCTGGTCCCAAAGGCAGCGTAACCGGTGGCAGGACGTTGCACTAGACCTAACTAACTCTCCTTCACGGCAAACCCAAAGGTCTCTTTTTCTGCAGTCTCTTATActcttttgccttctcttcatcttttttaAGTAGAGCAGCTATAAGTAAGATTACTAAGTAGATTTTTCCAATtggtcatatttttttttcagaatttcaggctgaaattttccagaaatagCTCAGCAAGAGCAGGGACAATAGCTTCTGCTGCCAGGCTTGGTaccaggggagcagcagagctgaactAGGTATCTGCTGGTTTGTCCGTGCATGTAAAGAAACTTTTAAGGTAGAAGAGCAGTTTAATGCTGATGCCATTTCCATTATTATGTTATTTAGtatttagatgtatttttttaaatcattattctCAGCCTCAACATAGAATAGAAGAGAATTCCCTGTTGCCTATTTGTATTTaataaggaaaacagagaaaagagagtCCATAGGATACTATGCAATGCAGAACTGTAAAAGAAGAACAATTTGAAAAACTGACAGAAGCCAAATTAAACCAGTGAAATATATATACGTCCAAACAACCCACAATTTCTTTGTACAGATTAAAAAGCGGGGGAGTTTTTCTCCAGATAAATTATCCTTTTTCTGGCTCATGAAAGTCAATAAATTCCCATTTAGTCTTGTGTCTGTAAATACGCAAGCAGACCTCTCACTAAATCTAGCTGCATTGTTTGTGCATGTTTTGGCAGATGTGAACAATGAGAATACATTATGCTCTCATTTGTACATTTTTGGTTCCagagctttgttttatttttgctgcagtgCGCAAAGAGTACGTGTGCACTGCACCAGCTAATGAAGACGTAGGCAGAAAACTTTTACTAGCTTAGGCCAGTACTTTATTTGCAGTTATGTGGGTTCAGTGCTGCTTACAGAACCCTTCCAAGAAGCTGAGAAAATACTTGAGTGGGTAGCCCATGCCAAGGCATGCATCTTACCAGTTTAAAGCTAAAGTACATCTGCACACATCCACGGCCATGCAATGAACACATGAGTCCACCAGAAACATATATACAAAGACGAGCATGGAGATACCAAGGTTAGCGCAAACGTGCATAGAATAAACACACATGGGACATCTGTCTTCTCACTTACAGTGGCAGGTCCTCCATCCAGTTGCCTTCCGCCGTGATTGGATACAATAATTCCCTGAACTCCATGCCTCACtgccagctctgcatcttctttcGTCAAGATGCCTTTGATGATGATGGGCAGGTGGGTCAGGCTCCGCAGCCAGTAGATATCATTCCAGGTGACCGAAGGATCCAAGCTGTTGGGTGGCAGTCCGTACTCGGAACAGTCACCTCCCTACAGCCATGGGACAGAAGGAAACCTCATCTGAGCAGTGACAATACAAAGGCCCCTTTGAGGTCTCTCCCTGCTCTTGAACAGATTAATTAAACTTGCCAAAAGACATGTTCATCAGCTCCGGAAACCACGTGTCTCCGGAGGAGAATAATTACAATGGGGATGGAGATCACTGTCTCTAGGGAAGCTGGACTGAAAGTTTGAAGCCAGAACCCAGGCTGGCAGGAGGTCAAGCCAGGACGCTGCAGAACCAGAAGGGGAGAAGATACGCCCTGGGTACAGCAGATGCCAAAGCAGCAGTTACCCGGTGGTTTTGTCTCATGTGGTACACGCCAGCGCAGGGAATGAAAGGACAGGCTCATTTTACAAACCTCAAAGGCTCCTTCCAAGTTCTTCAGTTTCATGTGGGGAGGAAGGCGGAAACCATTGCGGACATCGTCACGTCTTTTGCCCGTGTAGGGCAGATCCGCGGTGAGGACAAGGCCCTGGAAACCCAAGGCCTCCGCCCGTTGGACCAGCTGCTGGGAAACCGCCCTGTTGCGGTGGATGTAGAGCTGGAACCACCGGAGGCCGCCGGGGGCGGCCGCGGAGATGTCCTCCAGCGTGCAGGTGGAGTACGTGCTGGCGATGTAACAGGTGTTCATTGCTTTGGCCGCTTCAGGAGGTATTGGAAAATAATCAGAATCAAGGTCATTTCAATGGTCCTGCCAGACACTGGgtacaaaatttttttttatacagtttgCAGACAACATCTGAGCTCCTGTGAGTAATATCCTACCAAACACAGCGCTCTGCCAATTGGCAAATACGCTCTCAGGGTTAAAAATGGCTATATTTACCATGCGCTGTTGTAGGATCATGGTTAAGAAAGCAGGAAAGGGAGAGGTGGTCCTCTCattctgcaacttttttttttttttaacaggaactATATGACTATGTTCTTGCAGGAATATGCTGTCAAGTGCACACAGTGTACACAggaacacacaggaaaaaagatatttccaaGGGTCAGGTCTCCAAACCCACCACAGGATTTGGGAAGAGAGGTTATGCTTTTCTCCAAGGGAGACACTGTTCTTGCCAGTAACAAGGAATTTACAGGCTGAGTCCCATCCACCACTTCTATGTCCTAACTAGAGCCCACAGCACTGAGGACCTGTGCAGTCCCTGGTGTACACCAGAAATGTGTCCACTATCTCTGCCTAAAGTttgcagcagcccccccagggctgatCTCATAATAGTGGCTGAGAGAAATACAGCAATGCCTATACGGCTTCCCATGCACTCTGCATCACCAGACCCAAGTAGGTCATCCACAAAAAGGGGTGTCAGAAAGTGGGAAAGGGGTTTGCCTCTTCAAGCCTGAAGATCCTGCTCAGTCACACTTCAGGTCATCTTAACAGCCTCTTGAGGCTTTTCCGCAGGCCCATTTTTGCTACAGAGCAACAAGGCAGAAGAGTACCTCTGGCTGTGCTTTTCTCTCCATCAGGCCATGCTAGCTGGTGGAAGCCAGTAGGGGCGATTCCTACAGGGAAGCTGATTTCAGTCCCCAGGAGCTTAGTCCTAATGTCCATCATGGATACATCCCGCAGCATCCGTGGCCGGAAACGAattctgtaaagcaaaaaaaccccttcaggaTGGTGGCTGTCCAGTGGCTTTTCTGAGGTTTCATGGAAGTCAGGTCTTCATTTACCTATTGCAATGCAGGAAGATGAACcaataaagaaaacagcatatAACAAAGGCTCTTTGtcctttctgttcccttttaGAGGTCAATTCAGCCAGCAGTTCAGCCACTTCCACTTTTCATTAATCTCATACTCCTGCTTACTGGCCACAGTACATAATTTCTGCATTTCCCACTTCAGCTAAGCATCTCCTCCCACTGTCAATACCACAGATTCCTTCTACTTGCAGCCCAGTCCCAGGTCGCTGCCTTCCACTCCACCGTTTGTATGTCTGTCCCCACTGTACATTGTGCCTGGCTTTACTGTCTGCAGCATGTTCCCCAAATCCCAtactagaatcacagaatcatagaactgcccaggttggaagggacctttcagatcatctagtccaaccatcaacctaactctgacaaaacccatcacttatctaaaccatatctctaagcgctatgcctacacgtcttttaaatacctccagggatggtgcctcaaccacttccctgggcagcctgttccaatgtttgataaccctttcagtgtaaaaatctttcctaatatccagtctaaacctcccctggtgccgcttgaggccatttcctcttgtcctacctcctgttacctgggagaagagactgacccccgcctctctacaacctcctttcaggtagttgtagagagcgataaggtctcccctcagactccttttctccgggctaaacaaccccagctccctcagccgctccttgtaaGACTTATTCTCACATCTCATTCTATTATAGCCACTCATCCTCTTTCCTgtcataccataccataccataccataccataccataccataccataccaccACACCACACCATACCCTACCCTATCCTACCCTCCCATTTGCCTGGACCTTCAGCATCCCTTATGCCTCATGCGTCATGTTCAGGCTAGCATCAGAGCATACAGCATTTGTCATTTAGGTAAGTGCATTTTGCTTGGGGACCACCTTGAAAGGGCAAGGTGTGAGGGATCGTTGCTTGCTTGTGAGGTCCAAACGTTTGCAcaaaaacatagtttaaaatcTTCCAATACCACACTCCTGATTTCCTCCTTACATTACCTTTTATATGCCAGGATGTTTTCATCTCGAGTGCTACAGTCATCCGCCCCAGCTGCAAAAAAATCCCAGGCAATCTTGGGTAAATACTTTTTAGCATAAGCTTCGAAGTCTGAAAGACACACCATAGCCATTGCTGAGAGAGGCTCTGGGAACCTTGAAGAAAAGAATAACACAGAGCAGAAATTAAATCCCTGAACTGCCATTCTCTCTTCCGAGGGCTCTAATGTCACTTAATGCAAACCTTGGACCCATCTGTCTTGTAGAGAGAGGTTCTCTCAGTCTATCTTGCCATTCATCCTCTCTCCTAGTATGAGGAAAACTTGCAGCCATAAGAGCAGGAAGAAGCTTGCATCGCTGTGCCTCTCTTTATTCTGTCTTAAACAGAAGTCTGAAGAGGACATTTTAGGTCCTCTGCTATTTTAAGACACGGCAATTGTGTAATTCTGTcataaattccattttaaaaactagCAGGGTTATTTGTTCCAGTAATTCTCCTCAAAGTTTGTCCCAAAACATCATTTGCTGGATTACCCCTTAGGACGGCTCCCTGACTGAACAATTAGTTATGGAGCGCAGTGACTAAATTCAAGCTCATAAAATCTGGAAGCAAGTAAACACGGAGTCTACATctaacctgctccagcatgaacGCATTGTAAAACTATGTCCAGACTCGGAGTGCAAGCCACTGTCAAGGCCAGCgctgcagaaaaacaaagtattttcttcagatcttcatttctcttttgtaACAAATATCTTCTGCGTGTTTGCATTACATACTGTAGCACTGATAGATGCTAAAAAAGGAGCACAGAAAATTTGGACAAACTACGAGAAAACACTGGCAAAAAGCAAATTCCACAATGTGAAACATGATTCTAAGAACTACCCTCAATCTTTCAGGGAACAGAAGTGACGTTGTGTGACCCAGATGTCTAATCAAACCAACATAAATGCTGCCTAGCGAGTGTCCGCACTTACATGCTTTTCAACCAGCCAGGACTGAAAACTATGCAAATTAATGTTTTAGCAAGCCATGCCCGTGCACAAGGAAACATgtacaaaacacagacaaaatcAATTTACTGAATCATTTTTTTTGCAATTACTTCCACAGCTCTGATTAAAATAGGCATTTTGCAAGGTATATGAAAGCATAAACTTTTAAACCACATGTGGCTTGGGTCTAATTTTTCTACAAATGTACATGAGAATTAAATATCCTAGTTTTCAGGATTAGCCATATTGGCAGGGGTTGCAAGCTTCACCAAAACCAGGCCCATGTGCCCAATGTTGTACACTTCTGACGCGGATAAACACGCAGGTTACGGACACAGATCCAACCTGTCAAACTGCAGCCGTGGGTATGTCTCACTGACTGGGGTGCCTGTGTATACACTTGAAAATTAGGACTCACAATTCTCTGCTAGGAAAGAGCCCAGGATGAGGGGCTCAttggaagatggagaagaaatgTGACTGATTTCTTCAGAATTGTTTTGACTCCTCCGACAGGTTTTAGGTAGCAGGTAGTAAAAGTATCCCAAGCCTTCTCTGTATGCCTTCAAGACATCAAGTGCTGCTGATAGCACAAGTCCTCATATATCATATGTTGTGATAAACTGTAAACCACTTATCAAGACTTCTGCTTTTCCAACTGTTAGAAAGGTCAAAGCAAGGACAAAAAGACAAACCAACCCCTCTCATGGCAGAATAGACGGGAATTTCAAACAAGCCAGGCCCAGTCCTCATTGTCTCCCAGTTCAGAACCTCAGTTCAGACTTACTTTGGGTTTCGgggagagctgcaggaggtgagatCCTCTCCTTCAAGTTCACCTGCAAACAAGATATAGAGGAGGTTTTTTTCACTGATTAGCTGCTGTTTTTTATGGAGTCAATAAGCAACCACCAGAGATTAATGCTCAATCCTGCAGTAAACTTTGTACTGTTTGTATAACACTAACTTTGTTTTGCTATCAGGTGATTAAAAGTTCCTTCCAAAAACATGCATCCCCTTGTCAGCAGCGCGATTGCTTGGTTCACAGCATGGGCTCTGTGCTCTTTGGCAGTGGCTGGAGGCTGTGCATTCACTTAGGGAAGCAACAGCATTTCAGGGGGTTCGACTGAATCTCTAA
Above is a window of Larus michahellis chromosome 1, bLarMic1.1, whole genome shotgun sequence DNA encoding:
- the HAO2 gene encoding 2-Hydroxyacid oxidase 2 isoform X3 — its product is MAMVCLSDFEAYAKKYLPKIAWDFFAAGADDCSTRDENILAYKRIRFRPRMLRDVSMMDIRTKLLGTEISFPVGIAPTGFHQLAWPDGEKSTARAAKAMNTCYIASTYSTCTLEDISAAAPGGLRWFQLYIHRNRAVSQQLVQRAEALGFQGLVLTADLPYTGKRRDDVRNGFRLPPHMKLKNLEGAFEGGDCSEYGLPPNSLDPSVTWNDIYWLRSLTHLPIIIKGILTKEDAELAVRHGVQGIIVSNHGGRQLDGGPATIDALVEVAEAVQGRVEVYLDGGIRKGSDVLKALALGAKCVFIGRPALWGLAYKGEEGLQDILRILQDEFRLSMALAGCASVSEIGPHLVQFSKL
- the HAO2 gene encoding 2-Hydroxyacid oxidase 2 isoform X2 encodes the protein MCELEGEDLTSCSSPRNPKFPEPLSAMAMVCLSDFEAYAKKYLPKIAWDFFAAGADDCSTRDENILAYKRIRFRPRMLRDVSMMDIRTKLLGTEISFPVGIAPTGFHQLAWPDGEKSTARAAKAMNTCYIASTYSTCTLEDISAAAPGGLRWFQLYIHRNRAVSQQLVQRAEALGFQGLVLTADLPYTGKRRDDVRNGFRLPPHMKLKNLEGAFEGGDCSEYGLPPNSLDPSVTWNDIYWLRSLTHLPIIIKGILTKEDAELAVRHGVQGIIVSNHGGRQLDGGPATIDALVEVAEAVQGRVEVYLDGGIRKGSDVLKALALGAKCVFIGRPALWGLAYKGEEGLQDILRILQDEFRLSMALAGCASVSEIGPHLVQFSKL
- the HAO2 gene encoding 2-Hydroxyacid oxidase 2 isoform X1, translated to MAASFPHTRREDEWQDRLREPLSTRQMGPRFPEPLSAMAMVCLSDFEAYAKKYLPKIAWDFFAAGADDCSTRDENILAYKRIRFRPRMLRDVSMMDIRTKLLGTEISFPVGIAPTGFHQLAWPDGEKSTARAAKAMNTCYIASTYSTCTLEDISAAAPGGLRWFQLYIHRNRAVSQQLVQRAEALGFQGLVLTADLPYTGKRRDDVRNGFRLPPHMKLKNLEGAFEGGDCSEYGLPPNSLDPSVTWNDIYWLRSLTHLPIIIKGILTKEDAELAVRHGVQGIIVSNHGGRQLDGGPATIDALVEVAEAVQGRVEVYLDGGIRKGSDVLKALALGAKCVFIGRPALWGLAYKGEEGLQDILRILQDEFRLSMALAGCASVSEIGPHLVQFSKL